The Nitrospira sp. genomic interval TCAAAGTTGAGCTTGGAGATGAAGCCCTGACCATCGGAGGGCTGATCCAGGAAAATCTCGGTCGTATTCCTCAGGCAGGAGAAGATCTCCGTATCGAGAACTGCCGCCTGATTGTTCACGAGGCGGATCCTCGCTCGATACGAAGCGTGCAAATTTTCAAGGATGAGAAAGTGCCTGTTCCAGTCGAAGCTTCAGTGTGACTAGCTCTCCTGCTGGTGCGCTATTAACTCTAGGAATGCCTCCTCGCTAAGGACAACGACCTCTAGTTTCTTCGCCTGATCGAGTTTTGAGCCAGGGTCTGTGCCGACTACGACATAGCTCGTACTCTTACTGACACTGGATGACACCGTGGCGCCCAACCGTTCGACCAGCGCCTTGGCCTCATCTCTCGTCAGCCTCACCAATCCACCGGTGAACACGAAGCTCTTCCCTGCGAAAGGCAGAGCAGCCGAGCTCTGAGCTGGGGGTGTGTCGATGATCGAAACGCCGAGTATGCGCAATTCATCGATGACCCGTCGGTTCGAACGCTCTTGGAAGTAGGAGACCAAACTCTCAGAGATTTCAGGACCAATTTCACGGACTTCCTGAAAACGGACGCAGTTAGCCGACATGATAGCATCAAGCGAGCCGAACTCTTTTGCAAGCACTTTGGCGATGTGCTGCCCTACTTGACGGATTCCCAGGCCCATCAAAAATCGGTCGAGCGAGACGTGTTTGCTTTGAGCGAGGGCGTTAAGGAGAAGGGTTGAGGATCGCTCCGCGAATCCCTCTAACTCAAGAAGTTGTTCAGCTCTGAGTCGATAGAGGTCAGAAAGATCCCTCACAAGGCCGAGGTCGACCAATTGTGCCACTGTTTTCTTACCCAGTCCGTCGATATTGAGAGCGGTCTTCGATACGAAGTGTTCAATGGCACCTTTCAGTTGGGCTGGACAGGCGGCTTGGCCTGTGCAGTAGAAGTAGGCACCTTCTCTTGCCACGGTGGAATTGCATATTGGACAGTGAAGTGGCATGTGGAAAGGGTCCGACCTGACTTCATTCAAGATAGGGATACGCTCGGTGATTGCCGGAATCACATCGCCGGCGCGCTCGACTCGAACCGTGTCGCCTACTCGGATATCCTTTCTTGCCACCTCGTCCGCATTGTGGAGGGTAGCTCGGCTGATGGTGACCCCACCCACGTCTACCGGCTTTAGGAGGGCGAGAGGGGTTAAGGCTCCCGTTCGGCCAACGGAAATGACAATGTCCTGTACTTCTGTGATCTCCTTCCGAGGAGGAAATTTGAACGCGATGGCCCAACGAGGACTTCTAGATTTCATTCCGAGTTGCGCTTGCCAATCCGCGCGATCGACTTTCACCACGACTCCATCAATTTCATAGGGGAGATTGTCGCGTTGATCCTCCGTTTCCCGGTGAAATACCAAGACCTGGTCGATGGATTCGCATCGTTGGCGAAGGTGAGGGATCGGAAGCCCACACATGGCCAACATTTCCAGCTCCGCCCAGTGCGACGGGGGATGGGGGCCGGTCATTGCCGTCACTTCATAGCAGGTGAGGACGAGTGGCCGTGAGGCGGTAATGTGCGAATCGAGTTGCCGAAGAGAACCGGCGGCGGCGTTACGTGGGTTGGCAAAGGCATCGTCCCCCCGCTCGGTCATTCGTCGATTGAGCGCATGAAAGTCGGAAAGGCGCATGTACACTTCGCCGCGCACCACCAAATGATCCGGGTACGATCCAGTCTCCAACTGCAGGGGGAGCGAGCGAATCGTGCGGAGATTAATGGTGATATCCTCGCCTACCTGTCCGTCACCACGGGTCGAGCCGCGAACAAACGTCCCGTGGTCGTAGACAATTTCAACCGACAGGCCATCGAATTTAGGCTCGACCGTGTAGCCGATGTGGTTCGTACCTAGCTCCCGTTTCATTCGTTGATCGAAGGCCAGGACCTCCTCAGAATTCATCAAGGAATCAAGGCTCAGCATGGGCCGTTCATGCTGCACCTTGCCGAGTGTGTCCAAGGGGGAGGCACCGACACGCTGAGTCGGGGAATCGGGGGTTACCAGTTCCGGGTACGTCCGTTCCAAGTTGGTCAATTCTCGGAACAACCGATCATACTCTCCATCGGAAATCTCAGGCTGATCCTTGATGTAATAGAGGTAGTCATGATGCCGGATTTGGCCCTTGAGGTGGGCGAGTCGCTCTTGCTCGGCTGGAGTGGCTTTGGACGAGGGCAGAGAGTCGTTATGGAGTGAACCCTGTCGCATGGTTGCGCTCAACGAGGTGACGTCCCAGCGATCGTGTCTAAGGTGTCATGAAAGACGACGTTTGGCATGAGAGGAGAGAGAGGCCTGAACCGTACTGACCGTAGCATAAGGGTGCGGAAACGGTCAAACCCGATGGGCCTGGCCCGCTTTGACTTTCGCATCAGTGGCCACTATTCTAAGTGTCGCTTCAGCAGGTCTGAAGTTGGCAGAGAGCCTGGGTAAAGGAGGATATATGCAGAAGGGAGAGCAGCAGGTCTGTGAGCGAATCCAGAAGATTATTTCATTAGGAATACTGCTCTGTGGTGGGTGGTTGGTCAGTGGGTGTGTGGTATTAGAGGAAAAACACAACGCGGAAAAAGCGCGAAGCCTGAATTTTCAGCGCCTCCTGGCACAGGAAGAGAAACGGACAGCAGAGCTGGACAGTGAAGTCAGGCACGTCAAGGCCGAACTGTCTGAATTTGAAGCGAGGAATCGCGAGCTATCTGCACAAGTGCAGGTGGCACGTGAGCAGATGGGGCGTCTTCAAGAGGAGGCAGAAGCAATCAGGGAAGCGACGGTGCTGGAACGAAAAGCCTTGGAGGATATGCAGAGAAAGGGCCAGGCCCCTCTAGCCAAACCGAAAAAAGCCGAATTGCCGAAAGCTGTTTCCGGCGGTCACAGCGGTGGTCATCTTTCAGACAAAGGCATGGCGGCTCTGACTGAGCCGGCTTCTCCGATGAAGGTCACACCGGGGATGGTGCATGTGGTCAAAGCGGGGGAAACGCTCTATAGCATTAGCAGGCGGTATGGCGTTGAGGTCGATAAGTTGAAGAAGTCGAATAAATTGCCGGATGACATCGTTGAGATCGGACAGAAGATCCTGGTGGGGGCAGAGTAAGCGAACGACATGCGGGCAGCGACCTATTCACTCACTCTGGATGAGTTTCGCTCATACGCAAAGCAGGGCAATCTCATTCCGTTATTCCGTGAAATCTTGGCGGACCACGATACGCCGGTCTCGGCCTTTGCCAAGATCGATCATGGGCCCTCAGCCTATTTATTGGAGAGTATTCAAGGGGGAGAAAAGTGGGCCAGATATTCCTTTCTTGGAAGCGGGTCTCCGCTCGTCATCTACGAGGATCGTGGCGATCTGTGTGTGAAGAAGGGTTCGGATTGCCGGCGAATCCCTAGCCGAGGCGCGCCACTGGACCGTCTGCGTGAAATCATGGAGACCTACCGCCCCGTCACGGTTCCGGATCTGCCTCCTTTTGTCGGTGGAGCGGTCGGGTACCTCGGCTACGACATCGTGCAGACGTTCGAGGATCTTCCCTCTCGCAAGAAGGAACACCTCGATGTTCCGGACTTTGCATTTGTATTGACTGAGACGCTGCTCATTTTCGACAACGTCTCGCAGAAGATCAAGGTTGTGGCCAATGCACAGGTAAAGTCCCAGTCGGAACGAGACATTCGTTCGGCCTATCGTGAGGCAACAGGCAGGATCGAAGCGATGATTGCCAGAATCCGTCGACCGCTTCGACCTGTCAAGCCGAGGCGTCGGCGAACGCCGATTCGTTTCACAGTCAACATGAGCAAGGCGAAATTTGAGAAGATCGTGTCTCGTGCGCAGGACTACATCAGGGCTGGCGATATCTTTCAGTGTGTCTTGTCGCAACGATGGGAAACAAATCTCCAGGCTCCCCCGTTTCAGCTCTATCGGGCCCTGCGCCTCGTGAATCCATCGCCCTACATGTATTACATCAGAATTGCGGGGGTTGAACTGGTCGGCTCGTCTCCTGAAATTCTTGTACGATGTGAGGATGGGGTGGTCTCGGTACGCCCGATTGCCGGCACCAGACGGCGTGGCGCAACGATGGATGAGGACGTGGAATTGGAACGCCGTCTTCTTGCTGATGCGAAGGAACGGGCCGAGCACATTATGCTGGTGGATCTTGGACGCAATGATGTCGGTCGTGTGGCTGAACAGGGGTCCGTCCACGTCGAGTCGTTGATGAATGTTGAACGGTACTCGCACGTCATGCATATGGTCTCCAATGTCACCGGTACGCTGTGCCCGGACAAGACGGTGTATGATGTGCTGAAGGCCTGCTTTCCCGCTGGTACCGTGTCCGGCGCACCAAAAATCAGGGCGATGGAAATCATCGAGGAACTTGAGCCGACCAGACGCGGCCCCTATGCCGGTGCCGTCGGCTACATCAGCTTTTCAGGGAATATGGATATGTGCATCAATATCCGCACGGTTGTGGTCTCGCGCCGTCGAGCCTTCATTCAGGCCGGGGCGGGCATCGTCGCTGACTCGAACCCGGAACATGAGTATGAGGAAACCTGCAACAAATCCCGCGCCATGATGAAGGCGATTGAACTGGCGGAACAGGGGCTGGAATAGGGAATGGTCACTGGTCGGTAGTTCATCGAACGGGTGCGGATGCGTATCGACTCAAGACTCATGACGATTGATAGGTCTCAGTATGCTACTCGTCATCGATAACTACGACTCCTTCACGTACAACCTCGTTCAGTATCTCGGGGAATTGGGTGAGGATGTGCAGGTCTATCGAAACGACCAGATCACGCTCGACCAGATTGAGGACTTACATCCAAGCCGTCTTGTGATTTCACCGGGACCGTGCACACCACGGGAAGCCGGTATTTCAGTCGACGCGATCCGTCGGTTTGGGGGGAAGTTGCCCATTCTTGGTGTCTGTTTGGGGCATCAGTCGATGGCTGTTGCCTATGGAGGAGAAGTCATCCGCGCTCCCCGCTTGATGCATGGGAAGACGTCACAGATCAAACACGACGGCAAGACCATCTTTCAGTCGTTACCCAACCCCTTTGTAGCGACGCGCTATCATTCTCTGATCGTCAATCGAGGCAATCTTCCGGAATGTTGTGAAATTTCTGCTGAAACGGTCGAGGGCGAGATTATGGGAATCCGCCACAAAACACTGGGTGTCGAAGGGGTCCAATTCCATCCAGAATCGATTCTGACGACCGTTGGGAAAGATCTACTACGCAACTTCTTAACGCTCTAGTCTTCCCTGATCTGTGTGGCCATGATCAAAGACGCGCTCGCCAAATTAGCCGACCGAACTGATCTATCCGCGCAAGAGGCCGAAATGGTCATGCTGGAGATCATGGATGGGGCTGCGACCTCGGCTCAGATGGCTGCCTATCTCATGGGACTCAGGCAAAAAGGTGAAACGGTCGAGGAAGTTGTTGGTTCGGTACGCGCCATGCGGGAACGAGCAACCCGAATCAGAGTCGGGTCGTCGATTGTTGTTGATACCTGCGGAACGGGTGGGGATGGGGCTGATACATTTAATATTTCCACGACCGCAGCATTCGTGGTCGCTGGGGCCGGCATTACCGTGGCCAAGCATGGGAATCGCTCAGTATCATCCAGATCCGGTAGTGCGGATGTGCTGAGCATGCTCGGTGTAAAAATTGACCTCGAGCCGAGCCGTGTGGCCGACTGTATCGACGAAGTGGGCATCGGGTTCTTGTTTGCGCCGCTCTACCACGGCGCGATGAAGCAGTGTGCCGGGGTTCGACAGGAAATGGGAATCCGGACCATTCTGAACGTGCTTGGCCCATTAGCCAATCCAGCCGGTGCCACGCATCAAGTGCTGGGGGTCTATGATGCCAAGTGGACAGATATCCTCGGGCGTGTCCTCCTGGAGCTAGGATCGCAACATTGTTTCGTGATTCATGGTCTGGATGGCTTGGACGAGATCACCTTGTCGGACCGAACGAGAGTCGCCGAGGGAAAGAGTGGTGTCGTGTCGAGTTACTTTATCGCGCCGGAGGAGTTCGAGGTTCGGCGTGTAGCGCGAAAAGAATTCGTCGGTGGCTCACCGGAGGAAAATGCACGGGTCACGAAAGAGATTCTGCAGGGCCGGAAGGGGGCGAGGCGGGACATCGTGTGCCTGAATGCCGCTCCCGCGATGGTTGTCGGTCAAAAAGCGAAAACGCTCACAGACGGATTCCGTCTTGCACAACAGACGATCGACTCCGGCGCCGCCTCCGAGAAGCTGGATCGGCTCATTGCGTTCACCAAGACAGCGTGAGTGATTCATGATTCTCGATCGTATTCTTGAGCACAAGCGAGCGGAACTCAGGCACAAACAGAGCCGTTCCTATCTGGCCGACCTCAAGGCGGCGATTCGAGATGCCCCGCCGGTTCTTGGGTTTGCCGTCACTCTGGATGCCACACGGTCTCCCACCGCCCCAGCCTTGATCGCGGAAATCAAGAAAGCGTCGCCGAGCCTTGGGCTTTTGCGAGAAGATTTTTCAGACAAGTTTGATTATCTCGGGCTTGCGCGCATTTACCAGGAGCATGGAGCAGCGGCCCTGTCCGTCTTGACCGACAAGGAGTTTTTTCAAGGCGACCTTCGGTATCTTGCAGAGATCAAGCGCGCACTTCCGATCCCGGCGCTCAATAAGGAATTCATGGTCGGGGACATTCAGTTTTATGAGGCGCGGGCCCACGGCGCCGATGCCGTCTTGCTGATTGTGGCGGCGTTGGAGCGACGGCAACTGATGGACTTCCACGCCTTGGCTACTGAACTTGGGATGGATAGCCTGTTTGAAACACACCATGAGCGAGAACTGGATACGGTATTGGAATGGATTCCTACGGCACGGATGATCGGGATCAACAATCGAGACCTAAAAACGTTCACAACTGATCTCAATGTCACGTTTCGTCTGGCAAAACGGATTCCGTCCGATAAGTTGATCATCAGCGAAAGCGGGATTCATAAGCGAGAGGACGTGACAAAGCTAAACGACGCTGGTGTACACGCCATGTTGATCGGAGAGTCGCTCATTCGTGCCGAGCACACAGGGGACAAAGTCCGAGAGTTACTCGGCCTGGCTGCTCGCGGTGAAGGGGCCGCCTAAATCATTCAGTATGAAGATTAAAATCTGCGGGATTACCAATGTCGAAGACGCGACCGTTGCAGTCGAGGCCGGTGCGGATGCGTTGGGGTTTGTCATGTACCGCAAAAGCCCACGTTGGGTAGAGCCGACAGTCGTGAGATCCATCATAGCCGGTCTTCCGCCGTTTGTGTTCCCGGTGGGGGTGTTTGTCAACGAAGAGGCCGACAGGGTTCGCGCACTTATGGATGAATGTGGCTTTGCCTTGGCTCAACTTCATGGAGATGAATCATCCCTCTATTGCCACAATCTTGGCCGTCCAGCGCTGAAGGCCCTTCGATTCAAGGATCGTGGTACCTTTCTCGCCCTGGCAGAATTCCAAGGGCGTGCCAATGTGCGAGGGTTTCTCATCGATGCATTTTCGGACCAGGCCTATGGTGGGACCGGGAAGACGGTTGACTGGACCTTAGCGCAGGATGCCGCTCGCTCGACACCCATCATCTTGGCAGGAGGACTCACGCCGATGAATGTGGCTGAGGCAATTGCTCAGGTTCGTCCCTACGGAGTGGATGTGAGCAGTGGGGTGGAGCAGAGTCCCGGCAAGAAAGATCCGGACAAAGTGAAGGCGTTTATTCAAGCAGCCAGGCTTGTTCCAGTCGAATAAGCACGATTATACTGCTATCGATTTATTCAGGAGGATACGTTCACATGTCGATGCTCCCAGATAGCCATGGCCGATTCGGACCCTATGGGGGTCGCTATGTGCCGGAAACCCTCATGCCGGCGCTCCTCGAATTGGAAGCGGAGTATGTCAAGGCGAAGAAGGACCGTCGATTTCAAGCAGACCTTGCCTACTACCTCAAGCAGTATGTCGGGCGTCCAACGAGTCTCTATCGTGCGGATCGGCTGACCAAGAAGTTGGGCGGCGCAAAGATTTATCTGAAACGGGAAGACCTGTGCCACACCGGCGCACATAAGATCAACAATGCCATCGGCCAAGTGTTGCTGGCCATGCGCATGAAAAAGCGGCGAATCATTGCTGAGACTGGAGCTGGTCAGCATGGTGTCGCCACCGCAACGGCAGCTGCGATGTTTGGCCTGGAATGTGAAGTCTACATGGGCACAGAGGATATGCAACGCCAGGCATTGAATGTCTTTCGCATGCGATTACTCGGTGCGAAAGTAACTGGTGTTGATGCCGGCAGCCGGACTTTGAAAGATGCCATTAGTGAAGCGATGCGCGACTGGACCACGAACGTTCGCACGACCCATTACATTCTTGGGTCAGTTCTCGGAGCGCATCCCTATCCGATGATGATCCGCGATTTTCAGGCGATCATTGGAAAAGAGGCGCGGAAACAAATCCTGGCTGCGGAGGGGAAGTTACCAGATTATCTCGTGGCCTGTGTCGGGGGCGGGAGCAATTCCATCGGGCTGTTTCATGCATTCCTCCGCGACTCCAAGGTTAAGATGGTCGGCGTGGAAGCCGGAGGGAGTGGGATTGTGAGTGGCAAACATGCGGCGCGGTTTTCCGGCGGGAAACCGGGCGTCTTGCAAGGGACCATGACCTACCTGCTTCAAGATGAAAATGGGCAGATCAATCTGACTCATTCCGTATCAGCCGGGTTGGACTATGCGGCAGTTGGGCCGGAGCACAGTCTCTATCATGACCAGGGCCGGATCGACTACACCTACGCGACGGATACTGAGGCAATGAC includes:
- the trpE gene encoding anthranilate synthase component I, whose translation is MRAATYSLTLDEFRSYAKQGNLIPLFREILADHDTPVSAFAKIDHGPSAYLLESIQGGEKWARYSFLGSGSPLVIYEDRGDLCVKKGSDCRRIPSRGAPLDRLREIMETYRPVTVPDLPPFVGGAVGYLGYDIVQTFEDLPSRKKEHLDVPDFAFVLTETLLIFDNVSQKIKVVANAQVKSQSERDIRSAYREATGRIEAMIARIRRPLRPVKPRRRRTPIRFTVNMSKAKFEKIVSRAQDYIRAGDIFQCVLSQRWETNLQAPPFQLYRALRLVNPSPYMYYIRIAGVELVGSSPEILVRCEDGVVSVRPIAGTRRRGATMDEDVELERRLLADAKERAEHIMLVDLGRNDVGRVAEQGSVHVESLMNVERYSHVMHMVSNVTGTLCPDKTVYDVLKACFPAGTVSGAPKIRAMEIIEELEPTRRGPYAGAVGYISFSGNMDMCINIRTVVVSRRRAFIQAGAGIVADSNPEHEYEETCNKSRAMMKAIELAEQGLE
- the trpC gene encoding indole-3-glycerol phosphate synthase TrpC; amino-acid sequence: MILDRILEHKRAELRHKQSRSYLADLKAAIRDAPPVLGFAVTLDATRSPTAPALIAEIKKASPSLGLLREDFSDKFDYLGLARIYQEHGAAALSVLTDKEFFQGDLRYLAEIKRALPIPALNKEFMVGDIQFYEARAHGADAVLLIVAALERRQLMDFHALATELGMDSLFETHHERELDTVLEWIPTARMIGINNRDLKTFTTDLNVTFRLAKRIPSDKLIISESGIHKREDVTKLNDAGVHAMLIGESLIRAEHTGDKVRELLGLAARGEGAA
- the trpD gene encoding anthranilate phosphoribosyltransferase; translated protein: MIKDALAKLADRTDLSAQEAEMVMLEIMDGAATSAQMAAYLMGLRQKGETVEEVVGSVRAMRERATRIRVGSSIVVDTCGTGGDGADTFNISTTAAFVVAGAGITVAKHGNRSVSSRSGSADVLSMLGVKIDLEPSRVADCIDEVGIGFLFAPLYHGAMKQCAGVRQEMGIRTILNVLGPLANPAGATHQVLGVYDAKWTDILGRVLLELGSQHCFVIHGLDGLDEITLSDRTRVAEGKSGVVSSYFIAPEEFEVRRVARKEFVGGSPEENARVTKEILQGRKGARRDIVCLNAAPAMVVGQKAKTLTDGFRLAQQTIDSGAASEKLDRLIAFTKTA
- a CDS encoding LysM peptidoglycan-binding domain-containing protein, which gives rise to MQKGEQQVCERIQKIISLGILLCGGWLVSGCVVLEEKHNAEKARSLNFQRLLAQEEKRTAELDSEVRHVKAELSEFEARNRELSAQVQVAREQMGRLQEEAEAIREATVLERKALEDMQRKGQAPLAKPKKAELPKAVSGGHSGGHLSDKGMAALTEPASPMKVTPGMVHVVKAGETLYSISRRYGVEVDKLKKSNKLPDDIVEIGQKILVGAE
- a CDS encoding phosphoribosylanthranilate isomerase, which encodes MKIKICGITNVEDATVAVEAGADALGFVMYRKSPRWVEPTVVRSIIAGLPPFVFPVGVFVNEEADRVRALMDECGFALAQLHGDESSLYCHNLGRPALKALRFKDRGTFLALAEFQGRANVRGFLIDAFSDQAYGGTGKTVDWTLAQDAARSTPIILAGGLTPMNVAEAIAQVRPYGVDVSSGVEQSPGKKDPDKVKAFIQAARLVPVE
- the trpB gene encoding tryptophan synthase subunit beta, which gives rise to MSMLPDSHGRFGPYGGRYVPETLMPALLELEAEYVKAKKDRRFQADLAYYLKQYVGRPTSLYRADRLTKKLGGAKIYLKREDLCHTGAHKINNAIGQVLLAMRMKKRRIIAETGAGQHGVATATAAAMFGLECEVYMGTEDMQRQALNVFRMRLLGAKVTGVDAGSRTLKDAISEAMRDWTTNVRTTHYILGSVLGAHPYPMMIRDFQAIIGKEARKQILAAEGKLPDYLVACVGGGSNSIGLFHAFLRDSKVKMVGVEAGGSGIVSGKHAARFSGGKPGVLQGTMTYLLQDENGQINLTHSVSAGLDYAAVGPEHSLYHDQGRIDYTYATDTEAMTAFDLLAREEGIVPALESAHAIAHVIKLAPKLKKSQLIIANLSGRGDKDVQQVAKMRGVEL
- a CDS encoding aminodeoxychorismate/anthranilate synthase component II; translation: MLLVIDNYDSFTYNLVQYLGELGEDVQVYRNDQITLDQIEDLHPSRLVISPGPCTPREAGISVDAIRRFGGKLPILGVCLGHQSMAVAYGGEVIRAPRLMHGKTSQIKHDGKTIFQSLPNPFVATRYHSLIVNRGNLPECCEISAETVEGEIMGIRHKTLGVEGVQFHPESILTTVGKDLLRNFLTL
- the ligA gene encoding NAD-dependent DNA ligase LigA, translating into MRQGSLHNDSLPSSKATPAEQERLAHLKGQIRHHDYLYYIKDQPEISDGEYDRLFRELTNLERTYPELVTPDSPTQRVGASPLDTLGKVQHERPMLSLDSLMNSEEVLAFDQRMKRELGTNHIGYTVEPKFDGLSVEIVYDHGTFVRGSTRGDGQVGEDITINLRTIRSLPLQLETGSYPDHLVVRGEVYMRLSDFHALNRRMTERGDDAFANPRNAAAGSLRQLDSHITASRPLVLTCYEVTAMTGPHPPSHWAELEMLAMCGLPIPHLRQRCESIDQVLVFHRETEDQRDNLPYEIDGVVVKVDRADWQAQLGMKSRSPRWAIAFKFPPRKEITEVQDIVISVGRTGALTPLALLKPVDVGGVTISRATLHNADEVARKDIRVGDTVRVERAGDVIPAITERIPILNEVRSDPFHMPLHCPICNSTVAREGAYFYCTGQAACPAQLKGAIEHFVSKTALNIDGLGKKTVAQLVDLGLVRDLSDLYRLRAEQLLELEGFAERSSTLLLNALAQSKHVSLDRFLMGLGIRQVGQHIAKVLAKEFGSLDAIMSANCVRFQEVREIGPEISESLVSYFQERSNRRVIDELRILGVSIIDTPPAQSSAALPFAGKSFVFTGGLVRLTRDEAKALVERLGATVSSSVSKSTSYVVVGTDPGSKLDQAKKLEVVVLSEEAFLELIAHQQES